From Actinopolyspora lacussalsi, a single genomic window includes:
- a CDS encoding hypothetical protein (product_source=Hypo-rule applied; pfam=PF10824; smart=SM00283; superfamily=140453), with protein MGEQRFDVNTDEMRAHAQHLQQVTDRIGTAQDAAGEVSLNGTDAYGLLCSPILTPLIGAIEVQGMATIATANAAVEATAAGIEGAAETYDAVDQHVSELLESVRNELGEI; from the coding sequence TTGGGAGAACAGCGTTTCGACGTCAACACCGACGAGATGCGCGCGCACGCGCAGCACCTGCAGCAGGTGACCGACCGGATCGGCACGGCGCAGGACGCCGCTGGTGAGGTCTCGCTGAACGGCACGGACGCGTACGGGCTGCTGTGCAGCCCCATCCTCACCCCGTTGATCGGTGCGATCGAGGTGCAGGGCATGGCGACCATCGCGACCGCCAACGCGGCGGTGGAGGCCACGGCCGCCGGGATCGAGGGAGCGGCGGAGACCTACGACGCCGTGGATCAGCACGTCTCCGAACTGCTGGAATCGGTGCGCAACGAGTTGGGGGAGATCTGA
- a CDS encoding hypothetical protein (product_source=Hypo-rule applied; cath_funfam=3.30.70.890; superfamily=140453), whose product MSQDNPLVEAEPDSQMWEDGLMVVDFAVDSWRAVKNEDWGEAAITGGAAAVDALATVANPFDALLTSTFAWMMEHVWPLPDMLDSLAGNHDQVQANAHTWANISDELQQAATEMQQAVDTDTAGWQGPAAESYRMFGSGEAKLIEGAAESARAVGAAVSGAGTAILIVRTTVRDMIASAMSELVTYLVRSSAAAGLSLGALTPLLIADGIRIVAKWASRVSEWLDKIVRAFRQLAEIVGKVKPLLTKVDELLQLDSRIGGGIQKWARNRSLSDLTRGQEIARNTAAIGATADDQDYAEHEMGKHDHTDGA is encoded by the coding sequence GTGAGCCAGGACAACCCGCTGGTCGAGGCGGAGCCGGATTCCCAGATGTGGGAGGACGGCCTCATGGTCGTCGATTTCGCCGTCGATTCCTGGCGCGCGGTAAAGAATGAGGACTGGGGCGAAGCCGCCATCACCGGCGGCGCCGCCGCTGTGGACGCTCTCGCCACCGTGGCCAATCCGTTCGACGCGCTGTTGACCTCCACCTTCGCCTGGATGATGGAACACGTCTGGCCGTTACCGGACATGCTGGACTCGCTGGCGGGCAACCACGACCAGGTGCAGGCCAACGCCCACACCTGGGCCAACATCTCGGACGAATTGCAGCAGGCAGCGACGGAGATGCAACAGGCGGTCGACACCGACACGGCAGGCTGGCAGGGACCGGCCGCCGAGTCGTACCGGATGTTCGGCTCCGGCGAGGCCAAGCTCATCGAGGGAGCCGCGGAATCGGCCAGGGCGGTTGGCGCGGCGGTTTCCGGCGCTGGAACGGCCATCCTGATCGTCCGCACCACCGTGCGGGACATGATCGCCTCGGCCATGTCCGAACTGGTCACCTATCTGGTGCGGTCCTCGGCCGCAGCCGGTCTCTCGCTCGGTGCGCTCACCCCGCTGCTCATCGCCGACGGCATCCGGATCGTCGCGAAGTGGGCCAGCAGGGTCTCCGAATGGCTGGACAAGATCGTCCGGGCCTTCCGGCAGCTGGCCGAGATCGTGGGCAAGGTCAAACCACTGCTGACCAAGGTGGACGAGTTGTTGCAGCTGGATTCGCGGATCGGGGGTGGTATCCAGAAGTGGGCGAGAAACCGTTCGTTGTCCGATCTGACCCGTGGGCAGGAGATCGCTCGCAACACCGCCGCGATCGGTGCCACGGCTGACGATCAGGACTACGCGGAGCACGAGATGGGCAAGCACGATCACACCGACGGTGCGTGA